From Poecile atricapillus isolate bPoeAtr1 chromosome Z, bPoeAtr1.hap1, whole genome shotgun sequence, one genomic window encodes:
- the ISL1 gene encoding insulin gene enhancer protein ISL-1, producing MGDMGDPPKKKRLISLCVGCGNQIHDQYILRVSPDLEWHAACLKCAECNQYLDETCTCFVRDGKTYCKRDYIRLYGIKCAKCSIGFSKNDFVMRARAKVYHIECFRCVACSRQLIPGDEFALREDGLFCRADHDVVERASLGGGDPLSPLHPARPLQMAAEPISARQPALRPHVHKQPEKTTRVRTVLNEKQLHTLRTCYAANPRPDALMKEQLVEMTGLSPRVIRVWFQNKRCKDKKRSIMMKQLQQQQPNDKTNIQGMTGTPMVAASPERHDGGLQANPVEVQSYQPPWKVLSDFALQSDIDQPAFQQLVNFSEGGPGSNSTGSEVASMSSQLPDTPNSMVASPIEA from the exons ATGGGAGACATGGGAGACCCACCAAAAA aaaaacgTCTGATTTCCCTATGTGTCGGTTGCGGCAATCAAATTCACGATCAGTATATTCTGAGGGTTTCTCCGGATTTGGAATGGCATGCGGCGTGTTTGAAGTGTGCAGAGTGTAATCAGTATTTGGACGAGACCTGTACGTGCTTTGTTAGGGATGGCAAAACCTACTGTAAAAGAGATTATATCAG GTTATACGGCATCAAGTGCGCCAAATGCAGCATCGGCTTCAGCAAGAACGACTTCGTGATGCGCGCCCGCGCCAAGGTGTACCACATCGAGTGTTTTCGCTGCGTGGCCTGCAGCCGCCAGCTCATCCCCGGCGATGAATTCGCTCTGCGGGAGGACGGCCTCTTCTGCCGGGCGGACCACGACGTGGTGGAGAGGGCCAGCCTGGGCGGCGGGGACCCTCTCAGCCCCCTGCATCCCGCCCGGCCGCTGCAGATGGCAG CAGAACCTATCTCTGCCAGACAGCCAGCTCTGCGGCCCCATGTCCACAAGCAGCCCGAGAAGACCACCCGAGTCCGGACTGTCCTTAATGAAAAACAGCTTCACACCTTGAGGACCTGCTATGCTGCCAACCCCAGACCTGACGCCCTCATGAAAGAGCAGCTAGTAGAAATGACTGGCCTCAGCCCGAGGGTCATCCGGGTTTGGTTTCAAAACAAGCGATGCAAGGACAAAAAAAGGAGCATTATGATGAAGcaacttcagcagcagcaacccAATGACAAAACT AATATCCAAGGGATGACAGGAACTCCAATGGTGGCTGCTAGTCCGGAGAGACATGACGGCGGTTTGCAGGCGAACCCCGTGGAGGTGCAGAGTTACCAGCCGCCCTGGAAAGTACTGAGTGACTTCGCATTGCAGAGTGACATAGACCAACCTGCTTTTCAGCAACTA gTTAATTTTTCAGAAGGAGGACCTGGTTCCAATTCTACTGGAAGTGAAGTAGCATCAATGTCCTCACAGCTGCCAGATACACCCAACAGCATGGTAGCCAGTCCTATTGAGGCATGA